In one Conger conger chromosome 5, fConCon1.1, whole genome shotgun sequence genomic region, the following are encoded:
- the LOC133128338 gene encoding phospholipid-transporting ATPase IF-like isoform X2, producing MLRWIRQQLGFAPPHQSDTRTVYIANRFPQQDHYVPQRFADNKIISSKYTIWNFVPKNLFEQFRRIANFYFLIIFLVQLMVDTPTSPVTSGLPLFFVITITAIKQGYEDWLRHKADNEVNGAPVFVVRSGSLVQTRSKNIRVGDIVRVAKDETFPVDLVLLSSDRPEGTCHITTASLDGETNLKTHHSVPETAVCRDVSQLESLCAVVECQEPEADLYRFVGRMMVMQQGEEIVRPLGPENVLLRGARLKNTKEIYGVAVYTGMESKMALNYKCKSQKRSAVEKSMNTYLLIYLGILLFEAVLSTILKYAWQAEGKWDEPFYNQKTEQERNSSQILKFIADFLAFMVLYNFIIPISLYVTVEMQKFLGSFFISWDLDLYHKESDQNAEVNTSDLNEELGQVEYVFTDKTGTLTENEMQFRECSINGGKFVEVNGKLIPEGMMADCLDGPVPQLGQEEQLFLKAVALCHTVQISYDQVDGRKDSPQHANGASSHMEYYASSPDEKALVEAMKRVGVAFMGSNGENMEIHTVGGSEKYKLLHVLEFDANRRRMSVIVETPSGEKVLFTKGAESSVFPHTKSGEIAKTRAHVDEFAMKGLRTLVVACRRFGEQEYQDVEKRLHRARTALQQREEKLAEVFSFIERDLELLGATGVEDKLQEKVQETIEALRLAGIKIWVLTGDKHETAVSVSLSCGHFYRTMNVLELLQQKSDRDCAEQLRGLARRIHEDHVVQHGLVVDGASLSLALRQHEKLFMEVCRNCSAVLCCRMAPLQKAKVVRLIKTSPEKPITLAIGDGSNDVSMIQEANVGIGIMGKEGRQAVRNSDYAIARFRFLAKLLLVHGHVYYIRIATLVQYFFYKNVCFITPQFLYQFFCLFSQQTLYDSVYLTLYNICFTSLPVLVYSLFEQLLHPHLLQSKPALYRDISKNSLLSFRSFLYWTLLGFFHAFVFFFGSYLLMGEETSVLGNGQMSGNWTFGTLVFTVMVITVTLKLALETHFWTWMNHFVTWGSVAFYFIFSFFYGGIIRPFLHTQDMYSVFAKLLSSGSAWFSFIVIIVTCLFPDIIKKVFYRQLKPTSTQKSQLLDAYQRGGGLDTAHPFPGLRERMGRAAERVKGMRDPALSLDCLCCRCHALEGDELGA from the exons GGCTTTGCCCCTCCACACCAGAGTGACACAAGAACAGTTTACATTGCCAACAGGTTTCCCCAGCAGGACCATTATGTGCCACAGAGATTTGCAGACAACAAAATCATTTCATCCAAG TACACCATCTGGAATTTTGTCCCGAAGAATTTATTCGAGCAGTTCAGAAGAATAGCCaacttttattttctcatcaTTTTTCTGGTCCAG CTCATGGTAGACACGCCTACTTCCCCTGTGACCAGTGGACTTCCTTTATTCTTCGTCATTACTATAACCGCCATAAAGCAG GGCTATGAGGATTGGCTGCGGCACAAAGCAGACAACGAGGTGAATGGGGCCCCCGTGTTCGTGGTACGGAGCGGGAGCTTGGTGCAGACCAGGTCGAAGAACATCCGT GTTGGCGATATCGTGAGGGTGGCCAAAGACGAGACATTCCCCGTAGACTTGGTTCTCTTGTCGTCTGACAGGCCGGAGGGGACTTGTCACATCACCACTGCCAGCCTTGATGGAGAGACCAATCTGAAG ACTCACCATTCCGTTCCGGAGACGGCCGTGTGCCGGGACGTGTCCCAGCTGGAGTCTCTGTGTGCCGTGGTGGAGTGCCAGGAGCCCGAGGCAGACCTCTACAG GTTTGTTGGACGGATGATGGTGATGCAGCAAGGGGAAGAGATTGTAAG ACCCTTAGGACCAGAAAATGTCCTTCTGCGTGGAGCAAGATTGAAGAACACCAAGGAAATCTATG GTGTGGCAGTCTATACGGGAATGGAGTCCAAGATGGCCCTGAACTACAAGTGCAAGTCTCAGAAACGCTCTGCAGTGGAGAA GTCCATGAACACATATCTGCTCATCTACCTGGGAATCTTGCTGTTTGAGGCCGTTCTCAGCACCATCCTGAAGTACGCCTGGCAAGCCGAGGGCAAGTGGGACGAGCCTTTCTACAACCAAAagactgagcaggagaggaacagcagcCAA ATTTTGAAGTTTATTGCCGACTTTCTGGCCTTCATGGTTCTGTACAACTTCATCATCCCCATTTCGCTGTACGTGACTGTGGAGATGCAGAAGTTCTTGGGCTCGTTCTTCATAAGTTGGGACCTGGACCTCTACCACAAGGAGAGTGACCAGAATGCCGAGGTCAACACCTCAGACCTTAACGAAGAGCTGGGACAG GTGGAGTATGTGTTCACCGACAAAACGGGCACTCTAACCGAGAACGAGATGCAGTTCCGCGAGTGCTCCATCAACGGCGGAAAGTTTGTGGAGGTCAACGGCAAGCTCATACCAGAAGGAATGATGGCCGACTGTCTGGATGGCCCTGTGCCTCAATTG GGACAGGAGGAGCAGCTCTTCCTGAAGGCCGTGGCACTTTGTCACACGGTGCAGATCAGCTACGATCAGGTGGACGGACGGAAGGACAGTCCCCAGCACGCCAACGGGGCCTCGTCCCACATGGAGTACTACGCTTCCTCTCCGGACGAGAAGGCTTTAGTGGAAGCTATGAAAAG ggtGGGTGTTGCCTTTATGGGAAGCAATGGTGAAAACATGGAAATCCACACTGTAGGAGGATCAGAGAA GTATAAACTGCTCCACGTTTTAGAGTTTGATGCAAACAGAAGAAGAATGAGTGTGATTGTAGAAACCCCGTCAG GGGAAAAGGTGTTGTTCACTAAAGGAGCAGAGTCATCAGTTTTTCCTCACACCAAGAGTGGAGAAATAGCTAAAACACGAGCCCATGTCGATGAGTTTGCAATG AAAGGCTTACGCACCTTGGTGGTGGCCTGCAGGCGATTCGGCGAGCAGGAGTACCAGGACGTGGAGAAGAGGCTCCACCGGGCCCGCACTGCCCTGcagcagagggaggagaagcTGGCTGAGGTCTTCAGCTTCATTGAGAGGGACCTGGAGCTGCTCGGGGCCACCGGCGTGGAGGACAA GCTGCAGGAAAAAGTTCAGGAGACCATCGAGGCGCTGCGCCTGGCAGGGATCAAGATTTGGGTGCTGACCGGGGACAAGCACGAAACGGCAGTCAGCGTCAGCCTGTCCTGTGGCCACTTCTACCGCACCATGAACGTTCTGGAGCTGCTGCAGCAGAAGTCGGACAGAGACTGCGCCGAGCAGCTGAGGGGGCTGGCCAGGAG GATCCACGAGGATCACGTGGTCCAGCACGGGCTGGTGGTGGATGGGGCCAGCCTCTCTCTCGCCTTGAGGCAGCATGAGAAGCTCTTCATGGAGGTGTGCAGAAACTGCTCGGCCGTGCTGTGCTGTCGCATGGCGCCGCTGCAGAAGGCCAAG GTGGTGCGACTGATTAAGACATCCCCTGAGAAGCCCATTACATTAGCAATCGGGGATGGATCTAATGATGTCAGTATGATCCAAGAAGCTAACGTCGGTATCG GTATCATGGGCAAGGAGGGAAGACAAGCTGTGAGGAACAGCGATTATGCAATTGCAAGGTTCAGATTCCTGGCCAAATTACTGCTTGTCCATGGTCATGTTTACTACATCAGAATAGCAACACTTGTACAGTACTTTTTCTACAAG AACGTGTGTTTTATAACACCCCAGTTTTTATACCAGTTCTTCTGTCTGTTCTCACAACAA ACGCTGTATGACAGCGTGTACCTGACGCTGTACAACATCTGCTTCACCTCTCTGCCTGTGCTGGTGTACAGCCTGTTTGAGCAACTGCTCCATCCGCACCTGCTGCAGAGCAAACCAGCACTCTACAG AGACATCAGTAAAAACTCCCTCCTTTCCTTCAGAAGCTTTCTGTACTGGACGCTTTTGGGCTTCTTCCACGCCTTCGTCTTCTTTTTTGGTTCTTACCTTCTGATGGGAGAGGAGACCTCAGTATTGGGCAATGGACAG ATGTCTGGAAACTGGACGTTTGGCACACTGGTTTTCACTGTAATGGTCATTACGGTCACGCTGAAG CTGGCCCTGGAGACGCACTTCTGGACCTGGATGAATCATTTTGTCACATGGGGATCCGTCGCCTTCTACTtcatcttctccttcttctACGGAGGAATCAT CAGGCCCTTCCTCCACACTCAGGACATGTACAGCGTCTTCGCCAAGCTACTGTCCAGTGGCTCAGCCTGGTTCTCCttcatcgtcatcatcgtcaCCTGTCTGTTCCCTGACATCATCAAAAAGGTCTTCTACAGACAGCTCAAGCCCACCAGCACCCAGAAGTCCCAG
- the LOC133128338 gene encoding phospholipid-transporting ATPase IF-like isoform X1 — MLRWIRQQLGFAPPHQSDTRTVYIANRFPQQDHYVPQRFADNKIISSKYTIWNFVPKNLFEQFRRIANFYFLIIFLVQLMVDTPTSPVTSGLPLFFVITITAIKQGYEDWLRHKADNEVNGAPVFVVRSGSLVQTRSKNIRVGDIVRVAKDETFPVDLVLLSSDRPEGTCHITTASLDGETNLKTHHSVPETAVCRDVSQLESLCAVVECQEPEADLYRFVGRMMVMQQGEEIVRPLGPENVLLRGARLKNTKEIYGVAVYTGMESKMALNYKCKSQKRSAVEKSMNTYLLIYLGILLFEAVLSTILKYAWQAEGKWDEPFYNQKTEQERNSSQILKFIADFLAFMVLYNFIIPISLYVTVEMQKFLGSFFISWDLDLYHKESDQNAEVNTSDLNEELGQVEYVFTDKTGTLTENEMQFRECSINGGKFVEVNGKLIPEGMMADCLDGPVPQLGQEEQLFLKAVALCHTVQISYDQVDGRKDSPQHANGASSHMEYYASSPDEKALVEAMKRVGVAFMGSNGENMEIHTVGGSEKYKLLHVLEFDANRRRMSVIVETPSGEKVLFTKGAESSVFPHTKSGEIAKTRAHVDEFAMKGLRTLVVACRRFGEQEYQDVEKRLHRARTALQQREEKLAEVFSFIERDLELLGATGVEDKLQEKVQETIEALRLAGIKIWVLTGDKHETAVSVSLSCGHFYRTMNVLELLQQKSDRDCAEQLRGLARRIHEDHVVQHGLVVDGASLSLALRQHEKLFMEVCRNCSAVLCCRMAPLQKAKVVRLIKTSPEKPITLAIGDGSNDVSMIQEANVGIGIMGKEGRQAVRNSDYAIARFRFLAKLLLVHGHVYYIRIATLVQYFFYKNVCFITPQFLYQFFCLFSQQTLYDSVYLTLYNICFTSLPVLVYSLFEQLLHPHLLQSKPALYRDISKNSLLSFRSFLYWTLLGFFHAFVFFFGSYLLMGEETSVLGNGQMSGNWTFGTLVFTVMVITVTLKLALETHFWTWMNHFVTWGSVAFYFIFSFFYGGIIRPFLHTQDMYSVFAKLLSSGSAWFSFIVIIVTCLFPDIIKKVFYRQLKPTSTQKSQTHSDAVAIGDDLIALQPLSRARIQLGKISSWTPISAAAGWIRRTLSRACVSGWDGRQSE, encoded by the exons GGCTTTGCCCCTCCACACCAGAGTGACACAAGAACAGTTTACATTGCCAACAGGTTTCCCCAGCAGGACCATTATGTGCCACAGAGATTTGCAGACAACAAAATCATTTCATCCAAG TACACCATCTGGAATTTTGTCCCGAAGAATTTATTCGAGCAGTTCAGAAGAATAGCCaacttttattttctcatcaTTTTTCTGGTCCAG CTCATGGTAGACACGCCTACTTCCCCTGTGACCAGTGGACTTCCTTTATTCTTCGTCATTACTATAACCGCCATAAAGCAG GGCTATGAGGATTGGCTGCGGCACAAAGCAGACAACGAGGTGAATGGGGCCCCCGTGTTCGTGGTACGGAGCGGGAGCTTGGTGCAGACCAGGTCGAAGAACATCCGT GTTGGCGATATCGTGAGGGTGGCCAAAGACGAGACATTCCCCGTAGACTTGGTTCTCTTGTCGTCTGACAGGCCGGAGGGGACTTGTCACATCACCACTGCCAGCCTTGATGGAGAGACCAATCTGAAG ACTCACCATTCCGTTCCGGAGACGGCCGTGTGCCGGGACGTGTCCCAGCTGGAGTCTCTGTGTGCCGTGGTGGAGTGCCAGGAGCCCGAGGCAGACCTCTACAG GTTTGTTGGACGGATGATGGTGATGCAGCAAGGGGAAGAGATTGTAAG ACCCTTAGGACCAGAAAATGTCCTTCTGCGTGGAGCAAGATTGAAGAACACCAAGGAAATCTATG GTGTGGCAGTCTATACGGGAATGGAGTCCAAGATGGCCCTGAACTACAAGTGCAAGTCTCAGAAACGCTCTGCAGTGGAGAA GTCCATGAACACATATCTGCTCATCTACCTGGGAATCTTGCTGTTTGAGGCCGTTCTCAGCACCATCCTGAAGTACGCCTGGCAAGCCGAGGGCAAGTGGGACGAGCCTTTCTACAACCAAAagactgagcaggagaggaacagcagcCAA ATTTTGAAGTTTATTGCCGACTTTCTGGCCTTCATGGTTCTGTACAACTTCATCATCCCCATTTCGCTGTACGTGACTGTGGAGATGCAGAAGTTCTTGGGCTCGTTCTTCATAAGTTGGGACCTGGACCTCTACCACAAGGAGAGTGACCAGAATGCCGAGGTCAACACCTCAGACCTTAACGAAGAGCTGGGACAG GTGGAGTATGTGTTCACCGACAAAACGGGCACTCTAACCGAGAACGAGATGCAGTTCCGCGAGTGCTCCATCAACGGCGGAAAGTTTGTGGAGGTCAACGGCAAGCTCATACCAGAAGGAATGATGGCCGACTGTCTGGATGGCCCTGTGCCTCAATTG GGACAGGAGGAGCAGCTCTTCCTGAAGGCCGTGGCACTTTGTCACACGGTGCAGATCAGCTACGATCAGGTGGACGGACGGAAGGACAGTCCCCAGCACGCCAACGGGGCCTCGTCCCACATGGAGTACTACGCTTCCTCTCCGGACGAGAAGGCTTTAGTGGAAGCTATGAAAAG ggtGGGTGTTGCCTTTATGGGAAGCAATGGTGAAAACATGGAAATCCACACTGTAGGAGGATCAGAGAA GTATAAACTGCTCCACGTTTTAGAGTTTGATGCAAACAGAAGAAGAATGAGTGTGATTGTAGAAACCCCGTCAG GGGAAAAGGTGTTGTTCACTAAAGGAGCAGAGTCATCAGTTTTTCCTCACACCAAGAGTGGAGAAATAGCTAAAACACGAGCCCATGTCGATGAGTTTGCAATG AAAGGCTTACGCACCTTGGTGGTGGCCTGCAGGCGATTCGGCGAGCAGGAGTACCAGGACGTGGAGAAGAGGCTCCACCGGGCCCGCACTGCCCTGcagcagagggaggagaagcTGGCTGAGGTCTTCAGCTTCATTGAGAGGGACCTGGAGCTGCTCGGGGCCACCGGCGTGGAGGACAA GCTGCAGGAAAAAGTTCAGGAGACCATCGAGGCGCTGCGCCTGGCAGGGATCAAGATTTGGGTGCTGACCGGGGACAAGCACGAAACGGCAGTCAGCGTCAGCCTGTCCTGTGGCCACTTCTACCGCACCATGAACGTTCTGGAGCTGCTGCAGCAGAAGTCGGACAGAGACTGCGCCGAGCAGCTGAGGGGGCTGGCCAGGAG GATCCACGAGGATCACGTGGTCCAGCACGGGCTGGTGGTGGATGGGGCCAGCCTCTCTCTCGCCTTGAGGCAGCATGAGAAGCTCTTCATGGAGGTGTGCAGAAACTGCTCGGCCGTGCTGTGCTGTCGCATGGCGCCGCTGCAGAAGGCCAAG GTGGTGCGACTGATTAAGACATCCCCTGAGAAGCCCATTACATTAGCAATCGGGGATGGATCTAATGATGTCAGTATGATCCAAGAAGCTAACGTCGGTATCG GTATCATGGGCAAGGAGGGAAGACAAGCTGTGAGGAACAGCGATTATGCAATTGCAAGGTTCAGATTCCTGGCCAAATTACTGCTTGTCCATGGTCATGTTTACTACATCAGAATAGCAACACTTGTACAGTACTTTTTCTACAAG AACGTGTGTTTTATAACACCCCAGTTTTTATACCAGTTCTTCTGTCTGTTCTCACAACAA ACGCTGTATGACAGCGTGTACCTGACGCTGTACAACATCTGCTTCACCTCTCTGCCTGTGCTGGTGTACAGCCTGTTTGAGCAACTGCTCCATCCGCACCTGCTGCAGAGCAAACCAGCACTCTACAG AGACATCAGTAAAAACTCCCTCCTTTCCTTCAGAAGCTTTCTGTACTGGACGCTTTTGGGCTTCTTCCACGCCTTCGTCTTCTTTTTTGGTTCTTACCTTCTGATGGGAGAGGAGACCTCAGTATTGGGCAATGGACAG ATGTCTGGAAACTGGACGTTTGGCACACTGGTTTTCACTGTAATGGTCATTACGGTCACGCTGAAG CTGGCCCTGGAGACGCACTTCTGGACCTGGATGAATCATTTTGTCACATGGGGATCCGTCGCCTTCTACTtcatcttctccttcttctACGGAGGAATCAT CAGGCCCTTCCTCCACACTCAGGACATGTACAGCGTCTTCGCCAAGCTACTGTCCAGTGGCTCAGCCTGGTTCTCCttcatcgtcatcatcgtcaCCTGTCTGTTCCCTGACATCATCAAAAAGGTCTTCTACAGACAGCTCAAGCCCACCAGCACCCAGAAGTCCCAG ACGCACTCCGACGCCGTTGCCATAGGCGACGACCTCATCGCCCTGCAGCCGCTGTCCAGAGCCAGGATTCAGCTGGGGAAGATTAG
- the LOC133128338 gene encoding phospholipid-transporting ATPase IF-like isoform X3, translated as MLRWIRQQLGFAPPHQSDTRTVYIANRFPQQDHYVPQRFADNKIISSKYTIWNFVPKNLFEQFRRIANFYFLIIFLVQLMVDTPTSPVTSGLPLFFVITITAIKQGYEDWLRHKADNEVNGAPVFVVRSGSLVQTRSKNIRVGDIVRVAKDETFPVDLVLLSSDRPEGTCHITTASLDGETNLKTHHSVPETAVCRDVSQLESLCAVVECQEPEADLYRFVGRMMVMQQGEEIVRPLGPENVLLRGARLKNTKEIYGVAVYTGMESKMALNYKCKSQKRSAVEKSMNTYLLIYLGILLFEAVLSTILKYAWQAEGKWDEPFYNQKTEQERNSSQILKFIADFLAFMVLYNFIIPISLYVTVEMQKFLGSFFISWDLDLYHKESDQNAEVNTSDLNEELGQVEYVFTDKTGTLTENEMQFRECSINGGKFVEVNGKLIPEGMMADCLDGPVPQLGQEEQLFLKAVALCHTVQISYDQVDGRKDSPQHANGASSHMEYYASSPDEKALVEAMKRVGVAFMGSNGENMEIHTVGGSEKYKLLHVLEFDANRRRMSVIVETPSGEKVLFTKGAESSVFPHTKSGEIAKTRAHVDEFAMKGLRTLVVACRRFGEQEYQDVEKRLHRARTALQQREEKLAEVFSFIERDLELLGATGVEDKLQEKVQETIEALRLAGIKIWVLTGDKHETAVSVSLSCGHFYRTMNVLELLQQKSDRDCAEQLRGLARRIHEDHVVQHGLVVDGASLSLALRQHEKLFMEVCRNCSAVLCCRMAPLQKAKVVRLIKTSPEKPITLAIGDGSNDVSMIQEANVGIGIMGKEGRQAVRNSDYAIARFRFLAKLLLVHGHVYYIRIATLVQYFFYKNVCFITPQFLYQFFCLFSQQTLYDSVYLTLYNICFTSLPVLVYSLFEQLLHPHLLQSKPALYRDISKNSLLSFRSFLYWTLLGFFHAFVFFFGSYLLMGEETSVLGNGQMSGNWTFGTLVFTVMVITVTLKLALETHFWTWMNHFVTWGSVAFYFIFSFFYGGIIRPFLHTQDMYSVFAKLLSSGSAWFSFIVIIVTCLFPDIIKKVFYRQLKPTSTQKSQTHSDAVAIGDDLIALQPLSRARIQLGKIRWKSDRCQSAQNVTLLKAGVEGKTGSSC; from the exons GGCTTTGCCCCTCCACACCAGAGTGACACAAGAACAGTTTACATTGCCAACAGGTTTCCCCAGCAGGACCATTATGTGCCACAGAGATTTGCAGACAACAAAATCATTTCATCCAAG TACACCATCTGGAATTTTGTCCCGAAGAATTTATTCGAGCAGTTCAGAAGAATAGCCaacttttattttctcatcaTTTTTCTGGTCCAG CTCATGGTAGACACGCCTACTTCCCCTGTGACCAGTGGACTTCCTTTATTCTTCGTCATTACTATAACCGCCATAAAGCAG GGCTATGAGGATTGGCTGCGGCACAAAGCAGACAACGAGGTGAATGGGGCCCCCGTGTTCGTGGTACGGAGCGGGAGCTTGGTGCAGACCAGGTCGAAGAACATCCGT GTTGGCGATATCGTGAGGGTGGCCAAAGACGAGACATTCCCCGTAGACTTGGTTCTCTTGTCGTCTGACAGGCCGGAGGGGACTTGTCACATCACCACTGCCAGCCTTGATGGAGAGACCAATCTGAAG ACTCACCATTCCGTTCCGGAGACGGCCGTGTGCCGGGACGTGTCCCAGCTGGAGTCTCTGTGTGCCGTGGTGGAGTGCCAGGAGCCCGAGGCAGACCTCTACAG GTTTGTTGGACGGATGATGGTGATGCAGCAAGGGGAAGAGATTGTAAG ACCCTTAGGACCAGAAAATGTCCTTCTGCGTGGAGCAAGATTGAAGAACACCAAGGAAATCTATG GTGTGGCAGTCTATACGGGAATGGAGTCCAAGATGGCCCTGAACTACAAGTGCAAGTCTCAGAAACGCTCTGCAGTGGAGAA GTCCATGAACACATATCTGCTCATCTACCTGGGAATCTTGCTGTTTGAGGCCGTTCTCAGCACCATCCTGAAGTACGCCTGGCAAGCCGAGGGCAAGTGGGACGAGCCTTTCTACAACCAAAagactgagcaggagaggaacagcagcCAA ATTTTGAAGTTTATTGCCGACTTTCTGGCCTTCATGGTTCTGTACAACTTCATCATCCCCATTTCGCTGTACGTGACTGTGGAGATGCAGAAGTTCTTGGGCTCGTTCTTCATAAGTTGGGACCTGGACCTCTACCACAAGGAGAGTGACCAGAATGCCGAGGTCAACACCTCAGACCTTAACGAAGAGCTGGGACAG GTGGAGTATGTGTTCACCGACAAAACGGGCACTCTAACCGAGAACGAGATGCAGTTCCGCGAGTGCTCCATCAACGGCGGAAAGTTTGTGGAGGTCAACGGCAAGCTCATACCAGAAGGAATGATGGCCGACTGTCTGGATGGCCCTGTGCCTCAATTG GGACAGGAGGAGCAGCTCTTCCTGAAGGCCGTGGCACTTTGTCACACGGTGCAGATCAGCTACGATCAGGTGGACGGACGGAAGGACAGTCCCCAGCACGCCAACGGGGCCTCGTCCCACATGGAGTACTACGCTTCCTCTCCGGACGAGAAGGCTTTAGTGGAAGCTATGAAAAG ggtGGGTGTTGCCTTTATGGGAAGCAATGGTGAAAACATGGAAATCCACACTGTAGGAGGATCAGAGAA GTATAAACTGCTCCACGTTTTAGAGTTTGATGCAAACAGAAGAAGAATGAGTGTGATTGTAGAAACCCCGTCAG GGGAAAAGGTGTTGTTCACTAAAGGAGCAGAGTCATCAGTTTTTCCTCACACCAAGAGTGGAGAAATAGCTAAAACACGAGCCCATGTCGATGAGTTTGCAATG AAAGGCTTACGCACCTTGGTGGTGGCCTGCAGGCGATTCGGCGAGCAGGAGTACCAGGACGTGGAGAAGAGGCTCCACCGGGCCCGCACTGCCCTGcagcagagggaggagaagcTGGCTGAGGTCTTCAGCTTCATTGAGAGGGACCTGGAGCTGCTCGGGGCCACCGGCGTGGAGGACAA GCTGCAGGAAAAAGTTCAGGAGACCATCGAGGCGCTGCGCCTGGCAGGGATCAAGATTTGGGTGCTGACCGGGGACAAGCACGAAACGGCAGTCAGCGTCAGCCTGTCCTGTGGCCACTTCTACCGCACCATGAACGTTCTGGAGCTGCTGCAGCAGAAGTCGGACAGAGACTGCGCCGAGCAGCTGAGGGGGCTGGCCAGGAG GATCCACGAGGATCACGTGGTCCAGCACGGGCTGGTGGTGGATGGGGCCAGCCTCTCTCTCGCCTTGAGGCAGCATGAGAAGCTCTTCATGGAGGTGTGCAGAAACTGCTCGGCCGTGCTGTGCTGTCGCATGGCGCCGCTGCAGAAGGCCAAG GTGGTGCGACTGATTAAGACATCCCCTGAGAAGCCCATTACATTAGCAATCGGGGATGGATCTAATGATGTCAGTATGATCCAAGAAGCTAACGTCGGTATCG GTATCATGGGCAAGGAGGGAAGACAAGCTGTGAGGAACAGCGATTATGCAATTGCAAGGTTCAGATTCCTGGCCAAATTACTGCTTGTCCATGGTCATGTTTACTACATCAGAATAGCAACACTTGTACAGTACTTTTTCTACAAG AACGTGTGTTTTATAACACCCCAGTTTTTATACCAGTTCTTCTGTCTGTTCTCACAACAA ACGCTGTATGACAGCGTGTACCTGACGCTGTACAACATCTGCTTCACCTCTCTGCCTGTGCTGGTGTACAGCCTGTTTGAGCAACTGCTCCATCCGCACCTGCTGCAGAGCAAACCAGCACTCTACAG AGACATCAGTAAAAACTCCCTCCTTTCCTTCAGAAGCTTTCTGTACTGGACGCTTTTGGGCTTCTTCCACGCCTTCGTCTTCTTTTTTGGTTCTTACCTTCTGATGGGAGAGGAGACCTCAGTATTGGGCAATGGACAG ATGTCTGGAAACTGGACGTTTGGCACACTGGTTTTCACTGTAATGGTCATTACGGTCACGCTGAAG CTGGCCCTGGAGACGCACTTCTGGACCTGGATGAATCATTTTGTCACATGGGGATCCGTCGCCTTCTACTtcatcttctccttcttctACGGAGGAATCAT CAGGCCCTTCCTCCACACTCAGGACATGTACAGCGTCTTCGCCAAGCTACTGTCCAGTGGCTCAGCCTGGTTCTCCttcatcgtcatcatcgtcaCCTGTCTGTTCCCTGACATCATCAAAAAGGTCTTCTACAGACAGCTCAAGCCCACCAGCACCCAGAAGTCCCAG ACGCACTCCGACGCCGTTGCCATAGGCGACGACCTCATCGCCCTGCAGCCGCTGTCCAGAGCCAGGATTCAGCTGGGGAAGATTAG